One genomic segment of Gossypium arboreum isolate Shixiya-1 chromosome 3, ASM2569848v2, whole genome shotgun sequence includes these proteins:
- the LOC108478644 gene encoding sphinganine C4-monooxygenase 1-like, with amino-acid sequence MAFEITNEMLVGSLMPVIVYWVYGGLYTILGYSCNNYRLHPKEDEDEKNFASKKTVIKGVLGQQFRQFIATNLLYMITRGNDAEASSGQSTSFFVIARQFIVAMFVFDTYQYFLHRYLHQNKFLYKHLHSKHHRLVVSYPFGAIYSHPIEGLLFDIIGGTMAIYISGMSPLTSAFFSSFCNMKSVDDHCGLMLPWNPFHIFFTNNTAYHDLHHQLYGGKYNFSQPFFSIWDKILGTYMPYSLEKREEGGFKLRPLKEFKN; translated from the exons ATGGCATTCGAGATAACAAATGAAATGCTGGTTGGCAGTTTAATGCCAGTGATTGTTTATTGGGTTTATGGTGGACTGTATACGATTTTAGGCTACTCTTGTAACAATTACAGGTTGCATCCTAAAGAAGATGAGGATGAGAAGAACTTTGCCTCCAAAAAGACCGTCATCAAAGGCGTCCTTGGGCAACAATTTCGTCAGTTCATCGCCACTAACCTATTATATATG ATAACAAGAGGAAACGATGCCGAAGCTTCTTCAGGGCAGTCAACTTCCTTCTTTGTTATAGCAAGACAGTTTATTGTAGCAATGTTCGTATTCGATACTTACCAATATTTTCTTCACAGATACCTACACCAGAACAAGTTCTTGTACAAGCACCTCCATTCCAAGCATCATCGACTGGTGGTTTCGTACCCATTTGGTGCTATCTACAGTCATCCGATCGAGGGACTTCTTTTTGACATCATAGGCGGTACAATGGCTATTTACATCTCTGGCATGTCCCCTCTAACGTCTGCCTTCTTCTCCTCTTTCTGCAACATGAAATCAGTGGATGACCATTGTGGATTAATGCTTCCCTGGAATCCCTTTCAtatcttctttacaaacaacaccgcGTATCATGATCTCCACCATCAGCTTTACGGTGGCAAATACAACTTCTCCCAACCATTCTTCTCCATTTGGGACAAGATTTTGGGAACATATATGCCTTATTCACTTGAGAAAAGAGAGGAAGGAGGCTTTAAATTGCGGCCTCTTAAGGAGTTCAAGAATTAA